One window of Lacerta agilis isolate rLacAgi1 chromosome 14, rLacAgi1.pri, whole genome shotgun sequence genomic DNA carries:
- the MOSPD3 gene encoding motile sperm domain-containing protein 3 — protein MPTQTEKRERDSPAHQGAGAGSTWTNRERGGRGRRADGQPEEEVAAGTSAGGEQATTLRPGSSQPGPARRGQQRAVIRHGAPLSPQGLGRAEPIPPRIFVLYLALGSTCLVLLMLPLEGQPSPLVPPALHVTLPQKLVAAYVLGLLTMAFLRS, from the exons AAAAGCGGGAAAGGGATAGCCCCGCCCACCAGGGGGCCGGAGCAGGAAGCACTTGGACCAATCGGGAGAGGGGAGGGCGGGGCCGGAGGGCGGACGGACAGccggaggaggaggtggcagctg GAACATCTGCTGGCGGAGAGCAAGCGACGACCCTGCGCCCAGGAAGCAGTCAGCCTGGCCCGGCAAGGAGAGGGCAGCAGCGGGCAGTCATTCGACATGGGGCACCCCTTTCTCCACAAGGCCTGG gCCGCGCTGAGCCCATCCCTCCCCGGATCTTCGTCCTCTACCTGGCGCTGGGCAGCACTTGCTTGGTTCTCCTGATGCTGCCCCTGGAGGGTCAGCCCAGCCCGTTGGTGCCCCCTGCCCTCCACGTCACCCTCCCTCAGAAGCTGGTGGCTGCTTATGTCCTGG GCCTCTTAACCATGGCATTCCTGCGATCCTGA
- the KIF1C gene encoding kinesin-like protein KIF1C isoform X2, which yields MLLHSFEGYNVCIFAYGQTGGGKSYTMMGKQEKDQQGIIPQLCEDLFARVNENKCPNLSYSVEVSYMEIYCERVRDLLNPKSRGNLRVREHPIMGPYVEDLSKLAVTSYEDVADLMDCGNKARTVAATNMNETSSRSHAVFTIVFTQRRHDELTDLDTEKVSKISLVDLAGSERADSSGAKGTRLKEGANINKSLTTLGKVISALAEMQNNKKKKSEFIPYRDSVLTWLLKENLGGNSRTAMIAALSPADINYEETLSTLRYADRTKQIRCNAVINEDPNARLIRELKEEVARLRDLLSAQGLSATTFAGAKPDDPGGGLGLPISPFAPSEDSSLLLEPLPLNGESESYPDMEEEMICTEEAMERLQETEKMIAELNETWEEKLRKTEAIRMEREALLAEMGVALREDGGTVGVFSPKKTPHLVNLNEDPLMSECLLYHIKDGVTRVGQQNVDIKLTGQFIREQHCVFCSVTNESGEVVVTLEPREGAETYVNGKQVLEPLVLRSGNRIVMGKNHVFRFNHPEQARLERERNTPAESQAEPVDWNFAQRELLEKQGIDIKLEMEKRLQDLETQYRREKEEADLLLEQQRLYADSDSGDDSDKRSCEESWRLISSLREKLPATKVQTIVRRCGLPSSGKKREPLRVYQIPQRRRAAKDPRWLTLADLKMQAVKEICYEVALNDFRHSRQEIEALSIVKMKELCRLYGKRDPNERDSWRAVARDVWDTVGVGEADGTVGGGGGGGSSEVRTGGTPGTDVDDLRAHIDKLTDILQEVKIQNNMKDEEIRALRDRVVKMERVIPISAQEDEDLENEWGSLLFSEGLAPSEEEDPKEDRAGGQDSLTPGEERRGPSPPSPTCCDRVSRLMEKDPAFRRGRLRWLRQEQARLQSLQQQQLAKALRRTQPHAAPGKFIPPQDCKLRFPFKSNPQHRYSWAPGSAFMVESEPAAGQAKEEKGAESCPPRPASPRPARKSSPAPQQNRRSGPPRRNSLEGGQARGRRGPAQEHYQARKHNYYPRQHQPYPQHRPANPPDGGPPPRMRRQRSAPNLQQERESAV from the exons ATGCTCCTGCACTCCTTCGAGGGCTACAACGTCTGCATCTTCGCCTACGGGCAGACGGGCGGCGGCAAGTCCTACACCATGATGGGCAAGCAGGAGAAGGACCAGCAAGGCATCATCCCTCAG CTCTGCGAAGACCTCTTTGCCCGAGTGAACGAGAACAAATGCCCCAACCTCTCGTACTCCGTGGAG GTGAGCTACATGGAAATCTACTGCGAGCGCGTGCGCGACCTCCTCAACCCCAAGAGCCGCGGGAACCTCCGTGTGCGGGAACACCCCATCATGGGCCCTTACGTCGAGGACCTCTCCAAGCTGGCCGTCACCTCCTACGAAGACGTTGCTGACCTTATGGATTGTGGCAACAAAGCCAG GACTGTCGCAGCCACCAACATGAACGAAACCAGCAGCCGCTCCCATGCCGTTTTCACTATCGTGTTTACGCAGCGCCGCCACGACGAACTCACAGACCTCGACACAGAgaag GTTAGCAAAATCAGCCTGGTGGACCTGGCAGGGAGCGAGCGGGCGGATTCGTCAGGAGCCAAGGGCACGAGGCTAAAG GAAGGCGCCAACATCAACAAATCTCTCACCACGCTGGGCAAAGTTATCTCCGCGCTGGCAGAGATG caaaacaacaagaaaaagaagTCTGAGTTCATCCCCTATCGTGACTCGGTGCTCACCTGGTTGCTGAAAGAGAACTTGG gGGGCAATTCCCGCACAGCCATGATCGCTGCCCTCAGCCCAGCTGACATCAACTATGAGGAGACACTCAGCACCCTCCG TTACGCCGACCGCACCAAGCAGATTCGCTGCAACGCCGTCATCAACGAAGATCCCAATGCCCGCCTCATCCGGGAGCTCAAAGAGGAGGTGGCCAGGCTCCGAGACCTCCTCTCTGCCCAGGGGCTCTCGGCCACCACCTTTGCTG GCGCGAAGCCTGACGACCCGGGGGGCGGACTGGGCCTCCCCATCTCACCCTTTGCCCCGAGTGAGgactcctccctcctcctggagCCCCTGCCCCTCAACGGGGAGTCTGAGTCATACCCCGACATGGAGGAGGAGATGATTTGCACAGAAGAGGCTATGGAGAGGCTCCAG GAGACGGAAAAGATGATCGCGGAGCTCAACGAGACCTGGGAGGAAAAGCTGCGGAAGACAGAGGCCATCCGCATGGAGCG AGAGGCTCTCCTGGCAGAGATGGGCGTGGCTCTCCGGGAGGATGGGGGCACTGTGGGGGTCTTTTCCCCCAAGAAG ACTCCGCACCTGGTAAACCTGAACGAGGATCCGCTGATGTCCGAGTGCCTCCTCTACCACATCAAGGACGGCGTCACCCG AGTTGGCCAGCAGAACGTGGACATCAAGCTGACGGGGCAGTTCATCAGAGAGCAGCACTGTGTCTTCTGCAGCGTCACCAATGAGTCTGGAGAAG TGGTCGTCACCCTGGAGCCTCGCGAAGGTGCTGAGACCTACGTCAATGGGAAGCAGGTGCTGGAGCCGCTGGTGCTGAGATCAG GCAACCGCATCGTCATGGGCAAGAACCACGTTTTCCGCTTCAACCACCCAGAGCAGGCGCGGCTGGAACGGGAGCGCAACACCCCCGCGGAGAGCCAGGCCGAGCCAGTCGACTGGAACTTTGCCCAGCGGGAGCTGCTGGAGAAGCAAGGAATCGACATCAAGCTGGAGatggagaagag gcttcaggatcTGGAGACGCAGTATCGTCGTGAGAAGGAGGAGGCGGACTTGCTTCTGGAGCAGCAAAGACTG TACGCAGACTCCGACAGCGGGGACGACTCGGACAAGCGCTCCTGCGAGGAGAGCTGGCGCCTGATCTCGTCTCTGCGCGAGAAGCTCCCGGCCACCAAGGTGCAGACCATCGTGCGCCGCTGCGGCCTGCCCAGCTCAGGCAAGAAGCGGGAGCCGCTCCGCGTCTACCAGATCCCCCAGCGGCGGCGGGCGGCGAAGGACCCCCGCTGGCTGACCCTGGCCGACCTCAAGATGCAGGCGGTCAAGGAGATCTGCTACGAGGTGGCCCTCAACGACTTCCGCCACTCGCGCCAGGAGATCGAGGCCCTGAGCATCGTCAAGATGAAGGAGCTGTGCCGCCTCTACGGAAAGCGCGACCCCAACGAGCGCGACAGCTGGCGCGCCGTGGCCCGTGACGTCTGGGACACGGTGGGCGTGGGCGAGGCTGACGGCacggtggggggaggaggaggagggggctccTCGGAGGTCCGCACGGGAGGCACACCCGGCACAGATGTGGACGACCTCCGGGCCCACATCGACAAGCTGACCGACATTCTGCAGGAGGTGAAGATCCAGAACAACATGAAGGACGAGGAGATCCGGGCGCTGAGGGACCGTGTGGTCAAGATGGAGCGTGTCATCCCCATCTCAGCCCag gagGACGAAGACCTCGAGAACGAGTGGGGCTCGCTGCTCTTCTCCGAGGGGCTCGCTCCGTCAGAGGAGGAGGACCCCAAGGAGGACCGGGCGGGTGGCCAGGACTCTCTGACCCccggggaggagaggaggggccCATCCCCGCCCTCCCCGACCTGCTGTGACCGCGTCTCCCGCCTGATGGAGAAGGACCCGGCCTTCCGCCGCGGGCGACTCCGCTGGCTGCGCCAGGAACAAGCGCGGCTCCAgagcctgcagcagcagcagctggccaaGGCCCTGCGCCGCACCCAGCCCCACGCCGCCCCGGGCAAATTCATCCCCCCACAGGACTGCAAACTGCGGTTCCCCTTCAAGAGCAACCCCCAGCACCGCTACTCCTGGGCGCCCGGCTCCGCATTCATGGTGGAGAGCGAGCCGGCCGCCGGCCAGgcgaaggaggagaagggggctgAGTCCTGCCCCCCGCGGCCCGCCAGCCCCCGCCCCGCCCGGAAAAGCAGCCCCGCGCCCCAGCAGAACAGGCGCTCTGGCCCGCCGCGCCGCAACTCCCTGGAAGGCGGGCAGGCGCGTGGGAGGCGGGGCCCCGCGCAGGAGCACTACCAGGCCCGCAAGCACAACTACTACCCCCGCCAGCACCAGCCCTACCCGCAGCACCGGCCTGCCAACCCCCCGGACGGCGGCCCCCCGCCCCGCATGCGCCGGCAGAGGTCAGCCCCCAACCTGCAGCAAGAGCGTGAGAGCGCCGTGTGA
- the KIF1C gene encoding kinesin-like protein KIF1C isoform X1 has product MAGASVKVAVRVRPFNAREISRDAKCIIQMQGKTTCIANPKQAKDALKNFTFDYSYWSHTSEEDPNFASQRQVYKDIGEEMLLHSFEGYNVCIFAYGQTGGGKSYTMMGKQEKDQQGIIPQLCEDLFARVNENKCPNLSYSVEVSYMEIYCERVRDLLNPKSRGNLRVREHPIMGPYVEDLSKLAVTSYEDVADLMDCGNKARTVAATNMNETSSRSHAVFTIVFTQRRHDELTDLDTEKVSKISLVDLAGSERADSSGAKGTRLKEGANINKSLTTLGKVISALAEMQNNKKKKSEFIPYRDSVLTWLLKENLGGNSRTAMIAALSPADINYEETLSTLRYADRTKQIRCNAVINEDPNARLIRELKEEVARLRDLLSAQGLSATTFAGAKPDDPGGGLGLPISPFAPSEDSSLLLEPLPLNGESESYPDMEEEMICTEEAMERLQETEKMIAELNETWEEKLRKTEAIRMEREALLAEMGVALREDGGTVGVFSPKKTPHLVNLNEDPLMSECLLYHIKDGVTRVGQQNVDIKLTGQFIREQHCVFCSVTNESGEVVVTLEPREGAETYVNGKQVLEPLVLRSGNRIVMGKNHVFRFNHPEQARLERERNTPAESQAEPVDWNFAQRELLEKQGIDIKLEMEKRLQDLETQYRREKEEADLLLEQQRLYADSDSGDDSDKRSCEESWRLISSLREKLPATKVQTIVRRCGLPSSGKKREPLRVYQIPQRRRAAKDPRWLTLADLKMQAVKEICYEVALNDFRHSRQEIEALSIVKMKELCRLYGKRDPNERDSWRAVARDVWDTVGVGEADGTVGGGGGGGSSEVRTGGTPGTDVDDLRAHIDKLTDILQEVKIQNNMKDEEIRALRDRVVKMERVIPISAQEDEDLENEWGSLLFSEGLAPSEEEDPKEDRAGGQDSLTPGEERRGPSPPSPTCCDRVSRLMEKDPAFRRGRLRWLRQEQARLQSLQQQQLAKALRRTQPHAAPGKFIPPQDCKLRFPFKSNPQHRYSWAPGSAFMVESEPAAGQAKEEKGAESCPPRPASPRPARKSSPAPQQNRRSGPPRRNSLEGGQARGRRGPAQEHYQARKHNYYPRQHQPYPQHRPANPPDGGPPPRMRRQRSAPNLQQERESAV; this is encoded by the exons ATGGCCGGCGCTTCCGTCAAAGTGGCCGTCCGGGTCCGGCCATTCAACGCCCGCGAAATCAGCCGGGACGCCAAATGTATCATTCAGATGCAGGGGAAAACAACCT GTATCGCCAACCCCAAACAGGCAAAAGATGCCCTCAAGAATTTCACCTTTGACTACTCCTACTGGTCTCACACCTCG GAAGAGGACCCCAACTTTGCTTCCCAGAGGCAGGTCTACAAGGACATCGGGGAGGAGATGCTCCTGCACTCCTTCGAGGGCTACAACGTCTGCATCTTCGCCTACGGGCAGACGGGCGGCGGCAAGTCCTACACCATGATGGGCAAGCAGGAGAAGGACCAGCAAGGCATCATCCCTCAG CTCTGCGAAGACCTCTTTGCCCGAGTGAACGAGAACAAATGCCCCAACCTCTCGTACTCCGTGGAG GTGAGCTACATGGAAATCTACTGCGAGCGCGTGCGCGACCTCCTCAACCCCAAGAGCCGCGGGAACCTCCGTGTGCGGGAACACCCCATCATGGGCCCTTACGTCGAGGACCTCTCCAAGCTGGCCGTCACCTCCTACGAAGACGTTGCTGACCTTATGGATTGTGGCAACAAAGCCAG GACTGTCGCAGCCACCAACATGAACGAAACCAGCAGCCGCTCCCATGCCGTTTTCACTATCGTGTTTACGCAGCGCCGCCACGACGAACTCACAGACCTCGACACAGAgaag GTTAGCAAAATCAGCCTGGTGGACCTGGCAGGGAGCGAGCGGGCGGATTCGTCAGGAGCCAAGGGCACGAGGCTAAAG GAAGGCGCCAACATCAACAAATCTCTCACCACGCTGGGCAAAGTTATCTCCGCGCTGGCAGAGATG caaaacaacaagaaaaagaagTCTGAGTTCATCCCCTATCGTGACTCGGTGCTCACCTGGTTGCTGAAAGAGAACTTGG gGGGCAATTCCCGCACAGCCATGATCGCTGCCCTCAGCCCAGCTGACATCAACTATGAGGAGACACTCAGCACCCTCCG TTACGCCGACCGCACCAAGCAGATTCGCTGCAACGCCGTCATCAACGAAGATCCCAATGCCCGCCTCATCCGGGAGCTCAAAGAGGAGGTGGCCAGGCTCCGAGACCTCCTCTCTGCCCAGGGGCTCTCGGCCACCACCTTTGCTG GCGCGAAGCCTGACGACCCGGGGGGCGGACTGGGCCTCCCCATCTCACCCTTTGCCCCGAGTGAGgactcctccctcctcctggagCCCCTGCCCCTCAACGGGGAGTCTGAGTCATACCCCGACATGGAGGAGGAGATGATTTGCACAGAAGAGGCTATGGAGAGGCTCCAG GAGACGGAAAAGATGATCGCGGAGCTCAACGAGACCTGGGAGGAAAAGCTGCGGAAGACAGAGGCCATCCGCATGGAGCG AGAGGCTCTCCTGGCAGAGATGGGCGTGGCTCTCCGGGAGGATGGGGGCACTGTGGGGGTCTTTTCCCCCAAGAAG ACTCCGCACCTGGTAAACCTGAACGAGGATCCGCTGATGTCCGAGTGCCTCCTCTACCACATCAAGGACGGCGTCACCCG AGTTGGCCAGCAGAACGTGGACATCAAGCTGACGGGGCAGTTCATCAGAGAGCAGCACTGTGTCTTCTGCAGCGTCACCAATGAGTCTGGAGAAG TGGTCGTCACCCTGGAGCCTCGCGAAGGTGCTGAGACCTACGTCAATGGGAAGCAGGTGCTGGAGCCGCTGGTGCTGAGATCAG GCAACCGCATCGTCATGGGCAAGAACCACGTTTTCCGCTTCAACCACCCAGAGCAGGCGCGGCTGGAACGGGAGCGCAACACCCCCGCGGAGAGCCAGGCCGAGCCAGTCGACTGGAACTTTGCCCAGCGGGAGCTGCTGGAGAAGCAAGGAATCGACATCAAGCTGGAGatggagaagag gcttcaggatcTGGAGACGCAGTATCGTCGTGAGAAGGAGGAGGCGGACTTGCTTCTGGAGCAGCAAAGACTG TACGCAGACTCCGACAGCGGGGACGACTCGGACAAGCGCTCCTGCGAGGAGAGCTGGCGCCTGATCTCGTCTCTGCGCGAGAAGCTCCCGGCCACCAAGGTGCAGACCATCGTGCGCCGCTGCGGCCTGCCCAGCTCAGGCAAGAAGCGGGAGCCGCTCCGCGTCTACCAGATCCCCCAGCGGCGGCGGGCGGCGAAGGACCCCCGCTGGCTGACCCTGGCCGACCTCAAGATGCAGGCGGTCAAGGAGATCTGCTACGAGGTGGCCCTCAACGACTTCCGCCACTCGCGCCAGGAGATCGAGGCCCTGAGCATCGTCAAGATGAAGGAGCTGTGCCGCCTCTACGGAAAGCGCGACCCCAACGAGCGCGACAGCTGGCGCGCCGTGGCCCGTGACGTCTGGGACACGGTGGGCGTGGGCGAGGCTGACGGCacggtggggggaggaggaggagggggctccTCGGAGGTCCGCACGGGAGGCACACCCGGCACAGATGTGGACGACCTCCGGGCCCACATCGACAAGCTGACCGACATTCTGCAGGAGGTGAAGATCCAGAACAACATGAAGGACGAGGAGATCCGGGCGCTGAGGGACCGTGTGGTCAAGATGGAGCGTGTCATCCCCATCTCAGCCCag gagGACGAAGACCTCGAGAACGAGTGGGGCTCGCTGCTCTTCTCCGAGGGGCTCGCTCCGTCAGAGGAGGAGGACCCCAAGGAGGACCGGGCGGGTGGCCAGGACTCTCTGACCCccggggaggagaggaggggccCATCCCCGCCCTCCCCGACCTGCTGTGACCGCGTCTCCCGCCTGATGGAGAAGGACCCGGCCTTCCGCCGCGGGCGACTCCGCTGGCTGCGCCAGGAACAAGCGCGGCTCCAgagcctgcagcagcagcagctggccaaGGCCCTGCGCCGCACCCAGCCCCACGCCGCCCCGGGCAAATTCATCCCCCCACAGGACTGCAAACTGCGGTTCCCCTTCAAGAGCAACCCCCAGCACCGCTACTCCTGGGCGCCCGGCTCCGCATTCATGGTGGAGAGCGAGCCGGCCGCCGGCCAGgcgaaggaggagaagggggctgAGTCCTGCCCCCCGCGGCCCGCCAGCCCCCGCCCCGCCCGGAAAAGCAGCCCCGCGCCCCAGCAGAACAGGCGCTCTGGCCCGCCGCGCCGCAACTCCCTGGAAGGCGGGCAGGCGCGTGGGAGGCGGGGCCCCGCGCAGGAGCACTACCAGGCCCGCAAGCACAACTACTACCCCCGCCAGCACCAGCCCTACCCGCAGCACCGGCCTGCCAACCCCCCGGACGGCGGCCCCCCGCCCCGCATGCGCCGGCAGAGGTCAGCCCCCAACCTGCAGCAAGAGCGTGAGAGCGCCGTGTGA